Proteins encoded by one window of Culicoides brevitarsis isolate CSIRO-B50_1 chromosome 2, AGI_CSIRO_Cbre_v1, whole genome shotgun sequence:
- the LOC134828594 gene encoding troponin C-akin-1 protein-like, with protein sequence MLPVLRFVFLYGTLKTAEQNHYLLLQKGNGVAKFIEKAVTREKFPLVVATQYNIPFMLNKPGTGDFVTGEIFQVDERMLQALDRLEDVGNLYDRELMTFETNVGCLNGTQSTKEAFVYVLNRYPKALLSLPTIPEYKNEEVKPYVSPRERQNGPTKEVLWREYSE encoded by the coding sequence ATGTTACCTGTACTGAGATTCGTCTTTCTCTACGGAACTCTGAAAACAGCGGAGCAAAATCATTATCTTCTGCTACAAAAAGGGAATGGCGTTgcaaaattcatcgaaaaagcAGTAACGCGAGAGAAGTTTCCGTTGGTTGTTGCAACGCAATATAACATTCCTTTCATGTTGAACAAGCCAGGCACGGGGGATTTTGTGACGGGAGAGATTTTTCAAGTAGATGAACGAATGTTGCAAGCTTTGGATCGATTGGAAGACGTTGGAAATTTGTATGATCGAGAGCTGATGACTTTTGAAACGAACGTTGGGTGTCTCAATGGGACTCAAAGTACAAAGGAAGCTTTTGTTTATGTCCTAAATCGGTATCCAAAAGCTTTGTTGAGCCTTCCAACGATTCCCGAGTACAAAAATGAAGAAGTGAAACCTTATGTCTCGCCGCGAGAACGTCAGAATGGACCTACAAAAGAAGTTCTGTGGCGTGAGTATTCGGAATAA
- the LOC134829784 gene encoding glyoxylate reductase/hydroxypyruvate reductase-like — protein MTKFTSFCSVCLLIFTFSCLSMASQSTENWRPKVLITDKRIPESGIEILQNKCEVIFCENTSREEILSKSKGVDGILWATHSPLNAEALDAAGPQLKALSTMSAGIDYVDVAEVKRRNIPLGYTPQVLDNAVADMAVGLMIAAARRYHEGRLKIENSQWTGGPQWMLGQDITESVVGIVGFGNIGSKIAQRLQGFEIGQLLYTARSEKPEAKKKYKAKFVTFENLIKKSDFVIIAVPLTNETRGMFNSEVFKKMRPNSVLVNIARGEIVNTNDLVEALKTNEIFAAGLDVMDPEPLPADHPLMSLPNAIIVPHLGSATLETRSQMSTLAAHNILAGIAGERMLAPVP, from the exons atgacaaaattcacTTCATTTTGCAGTGTttgcttattaatttttacattttcctgCCTGTC AATGGCAAGTCAATCAACGGAAAATTGGAGACCAAAAGTCTTAATTACGGACAAACGGATCCCCGAGTCGGGCATTGagattttgcaaaataaatgcGAAGtgattttctgtgaaaatacGTCGCGTGAAGAGATTTTGAGCAAAAGTAAAGGTGTTGATGGCATTTTATGGGCGACACATTCGCCTCTTAACGCGGAGGCGCTTGATGCTGCAGGTCCTCAACTGAAAGCCTTATCGACAATGTCTGCCGGCATTGATTACGTCGATGTTGCCGAAGTGAAACGTCGTAATATTCCGCTCGGATATACGCCGCAAGTGTTGGATAATGCAGTTGCTGATATGGCAGTCGGTTTGATGATTGCTGCGGCACGACGTTATCATGAGGGACgcctaaaaatagaaaa cTCACAATGGACCGGCGGACCTCAATGGATGCTGGGACAAGACATTACCGAGTCAGTTGTGGGCATCGTTGGTTTCGGCAACATCGGTTCGAAGATCGCCCAACGTTTACAAGGCTTCGAAATTGGTCAATTGCTGTATACAGCTCGCAGCGAGAAGCCCGAAGCCAAGAAAAAGTACAAGGCAAAGTTCGTAAccttcgaaaatttgatcaaaaagagCGATTTTGTCATCATTGCCGTCCCTCTAACCAACGAAACTCGAGGAATGTTCAACTCCGAGGTCTTCAAGAAAATGCGACCAAACAGCGTACTTG TTAACATCGCTCGCGGTGAAATCGTGAACACCAACGACTTGGTAGAAGCTCTCAAAACCAACGAAATATTTGCTGCCGGCTTAGATGTCATGGATCCCGAACCTCTGCCAGCTGATCATCCGCTCATGAGTCTTCCAAATGCGATTATTGTGCCACATTTGGGTTCCGCAACACTTGAAACTCGCTCCCAAATGTCAACTTTAGCTGCTCATAACATTTTGGCGGGAATCGCAGGCGAAAGAATGCTTGCCCCAGTTCCATGA
- the LOC134828595 gene encoding serine/threonine-protein kinase meng-po-like has translation MTFLYKTLNKKIVAANCVYQRVPDVEIPHVLNLEDDYFVEKCLAEGFYAKIYLARHKDTKTQVVLKACHSEVVNLREFAREFHYSYQLSHHPNILNCYNVAFQTDDYYIFAQEYTPYSDLAIFVGPFGLPESCCKKIAEQLSNALAFMHSKKLVHRDIKLENVLVFALDFSRVKLCDFGATTRDGLLVRKTNNTWTSFLSPEVLEVIKNERFHCRTSQDVWSFGVLIFLILTGTTPWERADWVRDAKYCNFMKYQKRETQKIPENFRRFTPRILRAFRRMFDHDERDRAKASDIMKYMKDKWLDSKSSNAKFSFSSQIPSSDKDSIVMNLSTTNKLTKTATMLSHNPEERVQRTRRIMSCGVLPLHDISEPVVDPNVRITAWLKECAADPDPLEEQAELEMPSIIVTTTDVQRPLTWEQWCIMNNISMDNKDNKSMTGVNISRKSSIK, from the exons ATGACATTCCTTTACAAGACACTGAATAAGAAAATTGTTGCGGCGAATTGTGTGTACCAGCGTGTGCCAGATGTCGAAATACCGCATGTGCTGAATCTCGAGGACGATTATTTCGTGGAAAAGTGTTTGGCGGAAGGATTTTacgcgaaaatttatttggcgCGACACAAGGATACCAAGACGCAAGTGGTGCTCAAGGCGTGTCACAGCGAAGTGGTGAATTTGAGGGAATTTGCGCGAGAATTTCACTATAGTTATCAGTTGAGTCATCATCCAAACATTTTGAATTGCTACAATGTGGCCTTCCAAACGGAcgattattacatttttgcaCAAGAATATACGCCATATTCGGATCTGGCGATTTTTGTGGGACCGTTTGGGTTGCCAGAGTCAT gttgtaaaaaaatcgccGAGCAACTTAGCAATGCCTTGGCTTTTATGCACTCCAAGAAATTGGTTCATAG ggaTATCAAATTAGAGAACGTTCTGGTCTTTGCTCTGGACTTTTCGCGTGTCAAATTGTGTGATTTTGGAGCAACAACCCGCGATGGGCTCCTTGTTCGTAAAACAAACAACACTTGGACGTCTTTTCTATCGCccgaa gtTCTGGAAGTCATCAAGAACGAGCGATTTCATTGCCGCACGTCACAAGATGTCTGGTCCTTTGGCGTCCTAATCTTTCTCATTTTGACGGGCACAACGCCATGGGAACGCGCCGATTGGGTCCGCGACGCCAAATATTGCAACTTTATGAAGTACCAAAAACGCGAAACGCAAAAAATCCCAGAAAACTTTCGACGATTCACACCGCGGATTTTGCGTGCGTTTCGTCGCATGTTCGATCACGATGAACGTGACAGAGCAAAAGCTTCGGACATCATGAAATACATGAAGGACAAGTGGCTCGACTCGAAAAGCTCGAATGCGAAATTTTCGTTTTCGAGTCAAATCCCGTCTTCGGACAAGGATTCGATTGTGATGAATTTGTCGACGACAAATAAATTGACGAAGACAGCAACGATGTTGTCGCATAATCCGGAGGAAAGGGTTCAGCGGACGAGACGGATTATGAGTTGCGGCGTGTTGCCGTTGCACGATATTAGTGAGCCAGTGGTTGATCCGAATGTCAGAATAACGGCATGGTTGAAGGAATGTGCGGCAGATCCGGATCCGTTGGAGGAACAGGCAGAGCTGGAGATGCCGTCGATCATTGTGACGACAACAGATGTGCAGAGACCGTTAACGTGGGAGCAGTGGTGCATCATGAACAACATTTCGATGGATAACAAAGATAACAAATCCATGACAGGCGTGAATATTAGCAGGAAATCGTCTATCAAATAA